One Planktothrix serta PCC 8927 DNA window includes the following coding sequences:
- a CDS encoding TIGR04168 family protein, which produces MTVVNIKPIKIAVVGDVHDQWENDDTLALKSLGVDLVLFVGDFGNEAVEVVRKIASVDIPKAVVFGNHDAWYTATEWGRKKCPYNRKTEDWVQEQLDIIGADHVGYGKRDFPHLQLTVVGGRPFSWGGPEWKYNGFYEERFGVNGFAASTQRMIKAVQTATFDRILFLGHNGPTGLGEAAEAPCGKDWSPIGGDYGDPDLAEAIAYSRTLGKTIPLVAFGHMHHTLRHTKTRPRQRLITSPEGTVYLNSACVSRIRETPQGKQRNFSMVMLDQDQVSEVSLVWVGEDFQVIETELLYCSTQHLAQSTSML; this is translated from the coding sequence ATGACCGTTGTGAATATTAAACCGATTAAAATTGCCGTTGTTGGAGATGTTCATGATCAATGGGAAAACGATGACACCCTAGCGTTGAAGTCTTTAGGGGTTGATTTAGTGCTGTTTGTCGGGGATTTTGGCAATGAGGCGGTAGAGGTCGTGAGAAAGATCGCCTCGGTGGATATTCCCAAAGCGGTCGTTTTTGGCAACCATGACGCTTGGTACACCGCAACGGAATGGGGCCGCAAAAAATGCCCCTATAATCGCAAAACGGAAGATTGGGTACAAGAACAATTGGATATTATCGGGGCGGATCACGTTGGTTACGGAAAACGGGATTTTCCCCACCTGCAATTAACCGTTGTTGGCGGTCGTCCCTTTAGTTGGGGTGGCCCAGAATGGAAATATAACGGTTTTTACGAGGAACGATTTGGGGTTAATGGTTTTGCAGCATCCACTCAGCGCATGATTAAGGCGGTTCAAACCGCTACTTTTGACCGGATTCTGTTTTTGGGTCACAACGGCCCAACGGGGTTAGGAGAGGCTGCTGAGGCTCCCTGTGGCAAGGATTGGAGCCCGATCGGGGGAGATTATGGTGATCCTGATTTGGCGGAGGCGATCGCCTACAGTCGGACTTTGGGTAAAACCATTCCCCTAGTTGCTTTTGGTCACATGCACCATACCCTTCGCCATACCAAAACCCGTCCCCGTCAACGGTTAATTACCAGCCCGGAAGGGACGGTTTATCTGAATTCCGCTTGTGTGAGTCGGATTCGAGAAACGCCCCAAGGGAAGCAACGGAATTTTTCGATGGTGATGTTAGACCAAGACCAAGTATCGGAAGTCTCGTTAGTTTGGGTGGGTGAGGATTTTCAGGTGATTGAAACGGAATTGTTGTATTGCTCAACTCAGCACTTGGCACAATCGACATCCATGCTATAA
- a CDS encoding O-linked N-acetylglucosamine transferase, SPINDLY family protein produces the protein MNPNQSSDPVLMQPDSPQGWTELAESYYAQKLYTEAIAACQQAISIEPNWALAYVTMGNVYQAQGQIEEAIRSYQQALQNNPNLAQAHANLGSMFYRQRQFESAIKSYRQAVNLQPDLAAVHWNLAQVLKHLGQDAEAQASEQQALALNPQLGGAEVLFNQGNQLALQGKVEEAIATWQKAIALKPDFAEVYGQMGMVLRHQGKYKEAIPLLEKAIELKPNLPLAHQHLCGIYRDSSNLAAARKSVDRYVECCGEIDPIMSAIYSISIYQVSGLNHIAKDRFLKLESQLYSKLNRTTLVEIKSLYSNLLFSMPYLRDDLSKNTKLHHRVTKQYIETTLKPKYQQVSTSIPATFPHSPLRIAILSSHFNRHSVGWCSLDVLRELSNLSVNLYLYCTDRLQADDRTPLFEAIAHKFFIPKHYPNGLPTPEEIIQEITNDEIDIILDLDALSLPIHGDIFYQKPAPICISWLGFDALQISDQTYFLGDEYTHPKGTEKYYTEQLLRMPNSFMAVSGFNRVEVDLIQARKSYRISSDQIVYLSVASGRKFNADLAKAQIEILKQVPDSLLIYKGLGDQEVVISTYRQACDALGVGKHRIKFLSRFPKEEEHRLIYAIADILLDSYPYNGGTHTLEALWFNVPVVTRKGEQFLSRMGYSFLQGLSIPEGIAESWKDYINWGVRLGQDESLRKSVQEKLIQSKQSEPLAPLWNPQQFAQNLYDILQQLIIKNL, from the coding sequence GTGAATCCGAATCAATCCTCTGATCCTGTTTTAATGCAGCCTGATAGTCCCCAAGGGTGGACAGAACTGGCGGAAAGTTATTATGCTCAGAAATTGTATACTGAGGCGATCGCAGCTTGTCAACAAGCGATTTCAATAGAACCAAACTGGGCATTAGCCTATGTGACAATGGGGAATGTTTACCAAGCACAGGGTCAAATTGAAGAGGCGATTCGTTCTTATCAACAAGCATTACAAAATAACCCCAATTTAGCCCAAGCTCATGCTAATTTGGGAAGTATGTTTTACCGACAAAGACAATTTGAATCCGCGATTAAAAGTTATCGTCAGGCGGTCAATTTACAACCGGATTTAGCGGCAGTTCATTGGAACTTAGCGCAAGTTTTAAAACACTTAGGACAGGATGCAGAAGCGCAAGCTTCTGAACAACAAGCCTTAGCTTTAAATCCTCAGTTGGGTGGGGCTGAAGTTCTATTTAATCAAGGGAATCAATTGGCACTCCAAGGTAAAGTTGAAGAAGCGATCGCCACTTGGCAAAAAGCGATCGCCTTGAAGCCAGATTTTGCCGAAGTCTATGGTCAAATGGGGATGGTGTTACGACATCAGGGCAAATATAAAGAGGCAATTCCCTTATTAGAAAAAGCCATTGAACTCAAGCCGAATTTGCCCTTAGCTCATCAACATTTATGTGGAATTTACCGCGATAGTAGTAACTTAGCAGCCGCGCGTAAATCGGTGGATCGGTATGTAGAATGTTGTGGCGAAATTGATCCGATTATGTCGGCGATTTATAGCATTAGCATCTATCAAGTATCGGGGTTAAATCATATTGCTAAAGATCGGTTTTTAAAATTAGAATCTCAATTATATTCTAAATTAAATCGAACCACATTAGTAGAAATTAAATCTCTCTACTCTAATTTACTATTTAGTATGCCCTATTTAAGGGATGATTTGAGTAAAAATACAAAGCTCCATCATCGGGTTACTAAACAGTATATTGAGACGACTCTTAAACCTAAATATCAACAAGTTTCTACTTCTATTCCTGCTACATTTCCCCATTCTCCCTTAAGAATTGCGATTTTATCCAGCCACTTTAATCGTCATTCTGTCGGGTGGTGCAGTTTGGATGTTTTACGCGAGTTATCGAATTTATCGGTTAATCTCTATCTTTATTGTACGGATCGTCTACAAGCGGATGATCGCACCCCGTTATTTGAAGCGATCGCCCATAAATTTTTTATTCCCAAACACTATCCCAATGGCTTACCCACACCGGAAGAAATTATTCAAGAAATTACTAACGATGAAATTGATATTATTTTAGATTTAGATGCTTTAAGTTTACCCATTCATGGGGATATTTTTTATCAAAAACCCGCCCCGATTTGTATTTCTTGGTTAGGATTTGATGCGCTCCAAATTTCTGATCAAACTTATTTTTTAGGAGATGAATACACTCACCCCAAAGGAACAGAAAAATATTATACTGAACAGTTGTTGCGGATGCCTAATTCGTTTATGGCGGTTTCGGGATTTAATCGTGTTGAGGTTGATCTCATTCAAGCGCGCAAATCTTATCGAATTAGTTCTGATCAAATCGTGTATTTATCCGTAGCATCGGGTCGCAAATTTAATGCGGATTTAGCGAAAGCTCAAATTGAAATTCTTAAGCAAGTTCCCGATAGTCTTTTAATTTATAAAGGCTTGGGGGATCAGGAGGTTGTGATTTCAACTTATCGTCAAGCTTGTGATGCTTTAGGAGTGGGGAAACATCGGATTAAATTCTTATCTCGTTTTCCCAAGGAGGAAGAACACCGTTTAATTTATGCGATCGCCGATATTCTATTAGATTCCTATCCCTATAATGGGGGCACTCATACCTTAGAAGCGTTATGGTTTAATGTTCCGGTGGTGACTCGAAAAGGCGAACAATTTTTATCGCGGATGGGTTATTCTTTCTTGCAAGGATTATCGATTCCAGAAGGAATTGCTGAGTCTTGGAAGGATTATATTAACTGGGGGGTACGTTTGGGTCAGGATGAAAGCTTGAGAAAATCAGTTCAAGAAAAGTTAATTCAATCCAAACAATCTGAACCTTTAGCTCCTCTTTGGAATCCTCAACAATTTGCTCAGAATTTATATGATATTTTACAACAATTAATCATTAAGAACTTGTAA
- a CDS encoding glycoside hydrolase family 108 protein: MVTLIPSKLMNWNWQQMLPKQLRAKLKPQAIAGMVLLTLAFSVAIGSQSWARNKIRSDYETKLFNAALGFTLYFEGGLSDHPSDVGGRTYRGITQAEYNAYRSVRGLPGLDVSQMSETELIEIYNSYWQGSESAKMHPALAIVMFDTAVNFGINNSITFLQQALGLPQTGTFDQQTREALERGNNQYTALQIINERILYRYKRVQENPSQMAFFHGWLSRDYSLWGYVEKVKN; the protein is encoded by the coding sequence ATGGTAACTTTGATCCCCTCTAAACTGATGAATTGGAATTGGCAGCAAATGCTTCCTAAACAACTCCGAGCCAAACTCAAACCCCAAGCGATCGCCGGAATGGTGTTACTCACCTTAGCATTTTCGGTGGCGATTGGTAGCCAAAGTTGGGCAAGAAATAAAATTAGAAGTGATTACGAAACCAAATTATTTAATGCTGCTTTGGGATTTACGCTTTATTTTGAAGGAGGATTGAGCGATCATCCCTCCGATGTTGGAGGCAGAACCTATCGAGGAATTACCCAAGCTGAATATAATGCCTATCGCTCTGTCAGAGGATTACCCGGCTTAGATGTTAGCCAAATGTCTGAAACAGAATTAATCGAAATTTATAATAGTTATTGGCAGGGAAGTGAATCAGCAAAAATGCACCCGGCTTTAGCAATTGTGATGTTTGATACTGCGGTTAACTTTGGAATTAATAACTCCATTACCTTTTTACAACAAGCATTAGGACTGCCTCAAACCGGAACCTTTGATCAACAAACCCGTGAAGCCTTAGAACGAGGAAATAATCAATATACTGCATTACAAATCATTAATGAACGGATTTTATACCGTTATAAACGGGTTCAAGAAAATCCGAGTCAAATGGCATTTTTTCACGGTTGGTTAAGTCGGGATTATAGTTTATGGGGTTATGTCGAAAAGGTTAAAAATTAA
- the tumA gene encoding antitoxin TumA — MRKQTIQYTSPLDALVAVAKRLSLYENQQKMDSEEFFNQYNRGLVSDDRLFIEWANDYRHYLALHQELAQKLNNVA, encoded by the coding sequence ATGCGTAAACAGACCATTCAATATACATCACCCTTAGATGCTTTAGTTGCTGTTGCTAAACGACTCAGCTTGTATGAAAACCAGCAAAAAATGGATTCAGAAGAATTCTTTAACCAATATAATCGAGGACTCGTATCAGATGATCGTCTATTTATAGAATGGGCTAATGATTATCGTCATTACCTAGCTTTACATCAAGAACTAGCCCAAAAATTGAACAATGTTGCTTAA
- the tumE gene encoding toxin TumE, which yields MLLNILSDYLAQIEQTILQYSNIYVERYEEEILTPKRANLRIRLRFNQTYLLEINEAIIITDNQLEFLDYRYHFQDENNCLIFRYDSTPHFPNLQNFPHHKHLQNDVIASEKPEISQVLKEVNQMFP from the coding sequence ATGTTGCTTAACATTTTATCAGATTATCTAGCGCAAATTGAACAAACTATTTTACAGTATAGCAATATTTATGTAGAACGTTATGAGGAAGAAATTTTAACCCCAAAACGAGCTAATCTGAGAATTAGATTGCGTTTTAATCAGACCTATTTACTAGAAATTAACGAGGCAATTATCATTACAGATAATCAATTAGAATTTCTTGATTACCGTTATCACTTTCAAGATGAAAATAATTGCTTGATTTTTCGCTATGACAGCACGCCACATTTTCCCAATCTCCAAAATTTCCCCCATCACAAGCACTTACAGAATGATGTGATTGCTTCGGAAAAACCAGAAATTAGCCAAGTTTTAAAAGAAGTAAATCAGATGTTCCCTTAG